Genomic segment of Myxococcus stipitatus:
AGGAGACGCGCCAGCGCTTCGGCGGAATCGACATCCTGTTCGCCAACGCGGCGGTGGTGAAGCTGATGCCCCTGGCCGACACCACCGAGGCGTTTTTCGATGAGCTCGTCGCGGTGAACCTGAAGGGGACGTTCAATACGCTGCGGCAGGCCATCCCACACCTGAATGACGGCGCGTCGGTGGTGGTGACGACGTCGTGGCTAAACCGCATCGGCTTCGAGGGTTCTAGCGTGCTGAGCATGACGAAGGCGGCGCTCCGTTCGCTCGTCCGCGTGGCCGCCGCGGAGCTGGCACCGCGAGGGATTCGCGTCAACGCGGTGTGCCCCGGCGCCATCGAGACCCCCCTGTGGGGGAAGCTGGGACTCCCCGCCGAGCAGCTCCAGGCCGCGGGGGCGAGCATCACCGCGCAGATTCC
This window contains:
- a CDS encoding SDR family oxidoreductase is translated as MKKFAQKVAVVTGGTSGIGLATARMLVEEGAKVVVFARSEEGLAETVKSLGPNAHAVRGDVTRGADLERLFQETRQRFGGIDILFANAAVVKLMPLADTTEAFFDELVAVNLKGTFNTLRQAIPHLNDGASVVVTTSWLNRIGFEGSSVLSMTKAALRSLVRVAAAELAPRGIRVNAVCPGAIETPLWGKLGLPAEQLQAAGASITAQIPVKRWGRPEEIARAVLFLAAPDSSYVTGTELAVDGGLRQV